The DNA region GTTTGATGCAACACATATTAACACGTATTGCTGCTCAAACCTGTTCTGGTAACATGTGTGGTTAAAACCAATGGCTACTCCTTTACATCTCCAGTGTTCTAGTGACAAAAAAATAGTAATGCTGCATGGTGgcttgtatttctctctctttctcagtgctTTTGGCCAAGTCAGTTATAAAGGAGGTAAGTGGATTAAGGTAGTCTATTGCGGGTTTTGCGCAAATGGTATGGATTTGCAGAGGCTAATTCATGGTAAAACTAAAGCACAATCCCTCGCAGTCACATTTACAATGCAGCAGGCACCCATTTAATGCACCACTCTGTCTACATGATCAAACAAGACTGCATTGCTGTATTACCATTGAAGTTATATTTCATGAGCTCATAGTGATCTAGCTGTAGAAGGATAGGGATTTTTGATAGCACATTGTTTTTCTGCTGGATTGTTCTTTCTGGGAACTGGCTTATTTATACAGCTATAGCCATTCCATTTGATTAACAAGCTGTTGTCATTAAGCCTAAATCACCCATACCGTCTCTATATTTAGCATGCATAGAACAGGCTGTGGGCTAGCTCTTTTTTGTTGTTTTACCCTACAGCTTCATATGCCAATATAGGCCATTATTTATTACTAAAATATCTCCTTTTGGTCTGGTCCTAGTGATGAATACAGAGGAAGCTGTTGAAGAACATGTTCGTGTGTTTTTACATCGGATGTTGTCCATTATTGTTCAACATAAATGAGGTAGATTTTCAAAGTTACTGATGAAGGCTAAAAATGTCATGATTCAGTTCATTACCTGTGATATGAAGGAGTGCCTATACACATAATATGAAGTGAAGACTGCTATACATGTTTCTCCAAGCCTCTAGTCTTTCCTAGTACTGCTGTTGCTGCTCCATTGGACTTGCCTTCGTGATACCTCATGCGTTATCAATGGTGCAGATCAAGAAGTTGTGGAGAAGCACACTGTGGTAGCTTCATGTTGGTTTCATCCTTTTGTATACTGTACATGTCTTCCTTGGCATTCCCTATATTATTCTACTATTTTCCATGTACACACTTCTACACACTAATTCCTGAAAAAATAAACCAGGCCTCTTACAAGTGTAGTATAAGAACAGACTTGCAGTGTACAATGCACTAGTTATACCTTAGCTGGTCTTCTGTATTGGTAGTGGAGGCATTGCTACATAGTCCACAATCAAGAAACAAATCGTTACTTTAACTGTGATTGCCCCATGATGACAAATGTATAATCCCAGGACATACAATGTATAAACCAACAGAGAAATATCCCATGAAAGGCAAAGAAAGCTAAACAAACAAAATTAATGAACAGATGGTAGAATAGATGGTGGTTTCAAATGTCCGTATTCCCTGGCGTCATACTGTAGGGATCTATTCTTGTGtactcctgtttttttttttgtagcagtagttgttgcgTTTCCCATGTTCGATACAGTATCTGGAAAGCCAAAATGGTCACCATCTAGGTGTTATACACAACCGCACGCTAGAGCAGAAAACTCGTGGAGCGCCTGGTATCTGTTACTGTTGTCCAAGAAGGAAATGTCATCGTACTCCTTGGGCCGGCAACAGGGGCTCCTCTCCCTCTTTGAGATGCCTTTCCTCGTCCATTTTTCCAGTATGAGGTCGTAGTTGCGGCGGCTAGCATTACAGTTCCCGCTGCAGTACCTGAAGAGCAGCGTTTCGTCGCTGTAGTAGCCCAGACCCAGCTCACTGACAGTCACTTCCACCTCCCGCAGGGAACATGGCTTCGATGCTTTCTTAGCTCGTTTAGTCCTTTTGCTCTGCCGAGCCTCCTGCCTGGCCTcctgctgtgccttcttctccaCCAGAGTCCCGATCACCTTCTTCAGCTCCCCCTCTGTAAAGCTCTGGAACATGTGCATGACTGCagagaagagatgaagagatggtgATATGCCAAAAGAATATTCAACCATAAGAACCGTACAATACATCTGTTGTAGCTACAGCATGGCTTGTGGTACAATGAAGACCTTTGAATGTCTGTGAAACCACAGTCTCAAACATTATGTCAGtttggaaaataaaaatataaaagatATTCGGTTGTTGGTACAAGTTTTCAAATGATAGGAATGTGACAAGCTAACAGCTACATCACCTATACCTGTGACATTTACTGGAACATACAGTGTAATGCTAGCTTTAGACTTTCCTTGACCCATTTTGTAGAGATTCATTGCAAACAATTGAAACATTTGAATCCTTGATTAGACCTGCATGGATCATTGGCTTGGTGAAGAAGAAGTTCTTGGTGGCTTGGTGAACAATAATCATCATTGAGCTTGGGTTTATCGCCAGTCCAGCTGCTAGCTATGTACTTGACAGAGAAAGTAGACAATATTTTCTGCTGAGTCTATAGAAATAGAATGTCTCCTTTCAGATCATGTCAATTTGTCTGGTACACCTGTGGCTGAGTCTTCGTGTAAACGAGGTAGAGCAACTTTGTAAATATTGTTCCACATGTTAAACATCAGCACATTTACACattaaatcaaatttgattagtctcatgcgccgaatacaacaatgaaatgcttacttataagccccaaaccaacaatgcagtttaaaaaatatgaataagaacaagaaataaaagtaacaagtagttaaagagcagcaatagcaagactatatacagggggaaccggtacagagtcaatgtgcggggacactaccggttagtcgaggtaattgaggtaatatgtacatgtgggtagagttactaaagtgactatgcatagataataacagagagtggcagcggtgtaaaagagagggggtgggggggggggggggggggcaatgcaagtaGTATAGGTAGCcttttgattagatgttcaggtgtcttgtggcttgggggtagaagctgtttagaagccttttggacctagacttggtgctccggtaccgcttgccgtacaatatcagagagaacagtctatgacttgggtggctggagtctatgacaatttttagggcctttctctgacactgcctggtatagaagtcctggatggcagaaagcttagctccagtgatgtactggactgtaAGCACTACAGTTGCCATACCgccggtgatgcaaccagtcaggatgctctcgatggtgcagctgtagaaccttttgaggatctggggacccatgccaaatctttttagtctcctgagggggaatacgttttatcgtgccctcttcacaactgttttggtctgtttggaccatgttagtttgttggtgatgaggacaccaaagaacttgaagctctcaacctgctccattaggAGTCAATGAACTTCTTTCTCATGCCCAATGCATTTGAACATCTGATCCAGAACCTCATGCCATAGGGATTACCAAATACCAAATCAATTCTGTCAAAATATGAGGTAAAACTTTATAGAACCCTGAGAATTTACTTTTGTGTTCAATGGGCCTGTAGAGATCACATCATGTTTATGCGTTGACAGCATCAACGGTATAGACAAATAACACCTTTGTCCATACACATTGTCATACTCAAGGTTTATGCAAACAGAGGCATATGCACATCAATTAAAGGAGCATCTACAGTTTAAACAAAAAACGGTCACCTCTCCTCTATTTTGGTTaagagctgagggatggggcaggtgaaatgtaaccattctcaaattcatagacataaCTATGGATGGAAGGACTGACCACCCATGAGATCAATATTAGATTTAACCacgttttgaggctatacagtgtttgtttaaaaTTCATTTTTTTACAAACGATGGAGTCAAATATTTGTATATTTGGGGTTATGATGCgatacgacagttgaactaagctgaTGAGGCaattataagttatattcttcaagaatcaatgggtatatataatTAATTTAAAAGTCTAAAAATTGATGAAGCAATCGCAGGTTACCCCTTTAATTACATTTTCAGGTATTTACTTCACAAGATAATAAAAAATTATGCTCATCTGTCTGACAATTCTGTTCTACTATGCCCCTTAGGGTCTGTTCTAAAGATAGATAGAGCTGTAATTAACAGTTCATTCTATCCCCTCCAGGACACAACCTTTACTTAAAAGGCTTTTGAAACACCAGGGAGCTTGTTAAACACTAAACCCTACCAACTCAGACACTGTAATAGCCCTGCTTTCGCTTGCTGCACTGACTGATACTGTAATCAATGGTGGTCTTGAAGCAACAACCCTTCGTTGTTCTTTGCATTCACAAATTAAACTGAAAAAGGCCTTCCCAAAGTAATTTTTTCCAAAATGGTTTGCAATTCAGTTGTTTGTTTTGTGTGATCTTATTCAGATCTCCCCATGGCCTGGCAGTAGCATGAAAGATTATGTGATTAGGCTAGGTGATTAGGCTAGCAGATCTTACTCTTGACCTCGCCTAGAAAATCTCTATTGGATGATCTGAataatggtctgagagtcatatTCTGAGTCCGGGCCAGAAAAAGGGCACCAGATAGACATTTCGGGCCAGTAAAAATGACTTTGGAGAAATTCCCCTCAGTCACGCTCTGTTTTGCAACCTACTTTGTGGTAGTTTGAAAATAGAATGCCCATCAGCGGATGAGAGATAACAAGAACCCTCAGTAATGCCCAGTCCAAAGCCAAAGGGACAGTGTGTAAGGATAGTGTCTTAACACAAGGCCAGGTGGctcttatttatttttatttatttaactaggcatgtcggttaagaacaaattcttattgacaatgacggcctaccaaaaggtaaAAAGCCTTCAGGAACGGGGGATGGgattaaaaatctaaataaataaaaatataggacaaaacacatatcatgacaagagagacctaagacaacaacatagcatggcagcaacacatgacaacacagcatggtagcaactggggttgcacattttggggaatattcagaggtggaaactttccgtgggaattaacgggaatatatgtgaattaatgggaatatatgggaattaacggaaatatatgcaaatgaatATAAATATCAtttaaatatagattttttttggcattggatatacagttgaagtcggaagtttacatacaccttatccaaatacatttaaactcagtttttccctgtcttaggtcagttaggatcaccactttattttaagaatgtgaaatgttagaataatagtagagagactgatttatttaagcttttatttcatcacattcccagtgggtcagaagtttacaaacactcaattagtatttggtagcattgcctttcaattgtttaacttgggtcaaacgtctcaggtagccttccacaagcttcccacaataagttgggtgaattctggcccattcctcctgacagagctggtgtaaccgagtcaggtttgtaggcctccgtgctcgcacatgcttttcagttctgcacacaaattGAGGTcacggctttgtgatggccactccaataccttgactttgtcgtccttaagccatttttttgccacaactttggaagtatgcttggggtcattatccatttggaattgagatgttgcttcaatatatccacataattttccttcctcatgatgccatttattttgtgaagtgtaccagtccctcctgcagcaaagcacccccacaacatgatgctgctacccccgtgcttcacggttgggatggtgttcttcggcttgcaagcatccccctttttccttcaaacataacgatggtcattagagccaaacagttctagttttgtttcaccagaccagaggaaatttctccaaaaagtacaatctttgtccccatgtgcagttgcaaactgtagtctggcttttttatggcgttttttgagcagtgccttcttccttgctgaacagcctttcaggttatgtcgatataggactagttttactgtggatatatatacttttgtacctgtttcctccagcatctttacaaggtcctttgctgttgttctgggattgatttgcacatttcacaccaaatacgttaatctctaggagacagaacgcctctccttcctaagtggtatgacggctgtgtggtcccatggtgtttatacttgcgtactattgtttgtatagatgaacatggtaccttcaggtgtttggaaattgctcctaaggatgaaccagacttgtggagggctaCAGTTTTTTTCTGATGTTTTGGATGATTAGGTAGGTAGGCCttgaggtaggccttgaaatacatccacaggtacacctccaattgactcaaatgatgtcaattagcctgtcagaagcttctaaagccatgacatcattttctggaatgttcaaagctgtttaaaggcacagtcaacttagtgtatgtaaacttctgacccactggaattgtgatacagtgaattataagtgaaataatctgtctgtaaacaactgttggaaaaatgacttgtgtcatgcacaaagaagatgtcctaaccgacttgccaaaactaaagtttgataacaagaaatttgtggagtagtcgaaaaattatttttaattactccaaccaaagtgtatgtcaacttccaacttcaactgtatttaccatatcatagagacagaaacataaacctttaacCTTATCATATGTAGAtataattgcaaattattaaatccttccaatagaaataaaaaaaacgatttagttacaaattgaactttaattaaatgagttgactcttcacatggtgTCACATTTATTGTCTTCAAACCCCCTGTCATAGATGAGCCAAGGTGCAGCGTGCATGTAATTCCACATCTTTTAATAAAGTTAAACTTTCACAAAAAACACACTTAAACAGAAACCAAACGTGACGCAACcgtggcacacacaaacacacacagaaaataaataattacccacagCATTAGgtggggaaaaaggctgcctaagtatgattcccaatcagagacaaagatagacagctgcctctgattgggaaccacactcggccaaaaacaaagaaatggaaaacatagaatgcccacccaaatcaaaccctgacctaaccaaatagagaaataaaatgtctctaaggtcagggcgtgacacatgggatgatttcattgaacaacaaaagaaatGTAAGATTGAGTGATCCCAATGacccatcgcatctcccaaaaccGTTTTCAACATGTGTCTGTAAAATGATATTccagaaactaaagctttggttgtct from Oncorhynchus mykiss isolate Arlee chromosome 1, USDA_OmykA_1.1, whole genome shotgun sequence includes:
- the LOC110503352 gene encoding neurturin-like; amino-acid sequence: MKLWKCATIALTLCGTALSFFLTRIMVPTPPHHFLSWDWSSPRTSDSASTSTSSSSSNSSSSLIGPHRKARSTDGISNILTEFMHMFQSFTEGELKKVIGTLVEKKAQQEARQEARQSKRTKRAKKASKPCSLREVEVTVSELGLGYYSDETLLFRYCSGNCNASRRNYDLILEKWTRKGISKRERSPCCRPKEYDDISFLDNSNRYQALHEFSALACGCV